Proteins encoded within one genomic window of Alphaproteobacteria bacterium:
- the accB gene encoding acetyl-CoA carboxylase biotin carboxyl carrier protein, whose amino-acid sequence MTEKTNKGASSQKVAIDTGAITTLAELLKKTDLTDIEYESHGCRIRVSRHISVVSHAAPVHAAPVHATPVVHAASGAAPERKDHMDIDNHPGLVKSLMVGTFYLSPKPGSPAFVEVGTVVKEGQTLGIIEAMKVMNPLKSPRSGKVTTILVEDAHPVEYDQPLFIIE is encoded by the coding sequence ATGACAGAAAAAACCAACAAAGGGGCATCGAGTCAAAAAGTTGCCATTGATACCGGGGCAATTACGACTCTGGCCGAGCTTCTTAAAAAAACGGATTTAACGGATATAGAGTATGAGTCTCATGGCTGCCGTATTCGAGTATCTCGCCATATTTCTGTTGTGTCTCATGCAGCGCCTGTTCATGCAGCGCCTGTTCATGCAACGCCTGTGGTTCACGCCGCTTCTGGGGCAGCGCCTGAACGTAAAGACCATATGGATATAGACAACCATCCCGGCCTTGTCAAATCATTGATGGTGGGGACTTTTTATCTTTCCCCTAAACCAGGCTCCCCTGCATTTGTCGAGGTGGGAACCGTTGTGAAAGAAGGGCAAACTTTGGGCATTATTGAGGCCATGAAAGTGATGAACCCTTTGAAATCACCTCGTTCTGGAAAGGTCACAACTATTCTGGTGGAAGATGCTCACCCCGTTGAGTACGA
- the dnaA gene encoding chromosomal replication initiator protein DnaA, whose translation MTDQYKAWSHVQSEFPVIFGETACKGWLKFLKFEEDVGGKVILSVPSRFIKDWISTRYLPRILELWRQQAPTIYGIDIVTNLPTESVAATVIENSSTTRYTMDSLTAGLDPRFTFDNFIVGKPNELAYAAARRVAEADQVYFNPLFLYGGVGLGKTHLMHAVAWQLHQSHPERKVIYMSAEKFMYQFIRALRQKDMMSFRDQFRSVDVLMIDDVQFISGKDSTQEEFFHTFNALIDQKRQIILSADKSPAELRGIEERMRSRLGWGLVADIHPTTYELRLGILQSKAESLPFKIQDEVLEFLAHKITSNIRELEGALNRIVAHATLVGGDINLETTQEALRDLLRANEKHITVEEIQRIVSQHFNLKIADMHSNKRLRTMARPRQIAMYLSKDLTSKSLPEIGRKFGGRDHTTVIHAVKTVQALMKDDPSFRDDVQHLHRMLGRSS comes from the coding sequence TTGACAGATCAATACAAAGCATGGTCACATGTGCAGTCTGAATTTCCGGTGATTTTCGGGGAAACGGCCTGCAAAGGGTGGCTTAAATTTTTAAAGTTTGAAGAAGACGTAGGGGGAAAAGTTATTCTTTCCGTGCCTTCTCGCTTTATCAAGGATTGGATCAGTACCCGTTACCTTCCCAGAATTTTAGAGTTATGGCGTCAGCAGGCCCCCACTATTTATGGCATCGACATTGTGACTAACCTGCCCACAGAATCTGTGGCCGCAACGGTTATTGAAAACAGCTCAACCACTCGCTACACCATGGATAGCTTAACAGCGGGTTTGGATCCTCGATTTACATTTGATAATTTTATTGTGGGCAAGCCTAATGAACTGGCCTATGCAGCAGCCCGTCGTGTGGCTGAGGCAGACCAAGTTTATTTCAACCCTCTTTTTCTTTATGGGGGCGTGGGCTTAGGTAAAACCCACTTGATGCATGCGGTTGCTTGGCAATTGCACCAATCTCACCCGGAACGTAAAGTTATTTACATGTCGGCTGAAAAGTTCATGTATCAATTCATTCGGGCTTTGCGCCAAAAGGATATGATGAGCTTCCGTGATCAATTTCGATCTGTTGATGTGTTGATGATTGATGATGTTCAGTTTATCAGTGGAAAAGACTCAACCCAGGAAGAATTTTTCCATACGTTTAATGCGTTGATTGACCAAAAGCGTCAAATTATTCTGTCGGCGGATAAATCACCTGCAGAACTGCGCGGTATTGAAGAACGTATGCGGTCGCGGCTAGGCTGGGGGCTGGTGGCTGATATTCATCCCACAACCTATGAACTGCGGTTGGGCATTTTGCAGTCTAAGGCGGAAAGCCTGCCTTTTAAGATTCAGGACGAGGTTTTGGAATTTCTGGCCCATAAAATTACATCCAACATTCGCGAGCTTGAAGGCGCCTTGAATCGCATTGTGGCCCATGCCACTCTGGTGGGGGGCGATATCAACTTAGAGACAACCCAAGAGGCCCTGCGAGATCTTTTAAGAGCAAACGAAAAACATATTACGGTTGAAGAGATTCAACGCATTGTGTCCCAGCATTTTAATCTGAAAATTGCTGACATGCATTCAAACAAGCGCTTGCGAACCATGGCACGCCCAAGGCAAATTGCCATGTACCTGTCAAAAGACCTAACATCTAAATCCTTGCCAGAAATTGGTCGTAAATTTGGGGGCAGGGACCACACAACGGTTATTCATGCGGTCAAGACAGTGCAGGCTTTGATGAAGGATGATCCCAGTTTCCGCGACGATGTGCAACATCTTCACAGAATGTTGGGGCGCTCTTCTTAG
- the rpsT gene encoding 30S ribosomal protein S20, protein MANHQSAKKRALQTVTCTARNKSTLSRMRNLVKKVEEQIKAKDATKATELFNMAQSVVMKTAQKGIIHKNNAGRKLSRLVSRIKKI, encoded by the coding sequence ATGGCTAATCATCAATCTGCTAAAAAAAGAGCACTACAGACAGTAACATGCACAGCGCGTAATAAATCAACATTAAGTCGCATGCGTAACTTGGTGAAAAAAGTCGAAGAACAAATTAAAGCCAAGGACGCAACCAAGGCTACGGAGCTTTTTAACATGGCGCAGTCTGTCGTTATGAAGACAGCGCAAAAAGGTATTATTCATAAGAATAATGCTGGACGTAAGCTTTCACGGCTTGTGTCACGTATTAAGAAAATATAA
- a CDS encoding Fic family protein, protein MLKTESIIITPEMLSLISEIDEFKGSWKALGTLAPERLNALRKIATIESVGSSTRIEGSRLSDKEVELLLSNLKIKSFGSRDEQEVAGYADIMETIFESWKEIRITENFIRQLHRDLLAYGEKDEWHRGAYKTSSNRVAAFNEKGEEVGTIFETATPFETPHRMNELLTWYSHAEKEKKLHPLLVTGIFIVVFLEIHPFQDGNGRLSRILTTLLLMQHGYTYVPYSSLESIIEQSKKGYYLALPQTQQTIRTKVPNWNPWLLFLLKALQQQMRRLAQKMEKEKIILVSLSSLSITILDYAKQHGRLTMKDMIKITNASRNTLKDHFKRLVISNYLKKHGEGKGTWYSVL, encoded by the coding sequence ATGCTCAAAACTGAATCAATAATAATTACTCCAGAGATGCTATCTCTTATCTCTGAAATCGATGAATTTAAAGGCTCTTGGAAAGCTCTTGGAACTTTGGCTCCTGAACGATTAAATGCCTTAAGGAAGATTGCAACTATTGAAAGTGTTGGATCCTCGACTCGAATAGAGGGAAGCAGATTATCAGACAAAGAAGTTGAGCTTCTTCTTTCTAATTTAAAAATAAAGTCATTTGGAAGCAGAGATGAACAGGAAGTCGCCGGATATGCAGATATCATGGAAACTATATTTGAGTCCTGGAAAGAGATTCGGATAACTGAAAATTTTATCCGTCAGTTGCATCGAGACTTGCTTGCATATGGCGAGAAAGATGAATGGCATCGAGGCGCCTACAAGACTTCATCTAATCGAGTGGCTGCCTTTAATGAAAAGGGGGAAGAAGTTGGAACAATTTTTGAAACGGCCACTCCATTTGAGACTCCTCATCGGATGAATGAGCTTCTAACTTGGTATAGTCATGCGGAAAAAGAAAAGAAGCTTCACCCCTTATTGGTGACGGGTATTTTTATCGTTGTATTTCTAGAAATTCATCCCTTTCAAGATGGAAATGGCAGATTGAGCCGAATTCTTACAACCCTTCTTTTAATGCAACATGGGTATACCTATGTTCCTTACAGCTCTCTTGAAAGCATTATCGAACAAAGCAAAAAAGGCTATTATTTAGCTCTTCCGCAAACTCAGCAAACGATAAGGACAAAGGTTCCTAATTGGAATCCTTGGCTTCTTTTTTTGCTGAAAGCTCTACAACAACAAATGCGTCGATTGGCCCAAAAAATGGAAAAGGAAAAAATTATCCTTGTTTCTCTTTCCTCCTTGTCTATTACGATTTTAGATTATGCAAAACAACACGGACGACTGACGATGAAAGACATGATAAAAATAACGAATGCTAGCCGTAATACATTAAAAGATCATTTTAAACGGCTTGTGATTTCAAACTATCTGAAAAAACATGGGGAAGGGAAGGGGACCTGGTATAGTGTTCTATAA